A single genomic interval of Centropristis striata isolate RG_2023a ecotype Rhode Island chromosome 8, C.striata_1.0, whole genome shotgun sequence harbors:
- the LOC131976160 gene encoding myelin-associated glycoprotein-like — MFYPYPEHSDSLPSPSITPSSLEVEEGTPVRLKCSAGAPCPILPPALTWTPTIGDVEENLETKFMTSAINFTASDLHNGQRLVCAALYNQQSAGSPFETDTTLTLRVLYSPKNTSVSYPSPVREGTSVTLNCSANANPAVNNYTWYKVDGGQETEVGSNNQVLTTVSEADEQFYCKVANRYGTQNSSITDMDVQFPPKEVTVVVQPEGPILKGSSVTLLCKTSANPPVSNYTWYKDDKEDESGESWVINHVDPSYSGAYHCAARNELGEETSASIQLDVQFAPEILTSSSCVTISSQIRCTCNSQGNPLPSLVWELAGKKVQHSAAIPIMEVPLGSMEMRSIITLNHRDDCMSSVVCLSLNSLGSDSFEFNVTYSETEPPGVDAPSLLGGFALGAVGMLLVCIPLLLFFYRKSKGKGLVDASDVVVTNGTNSSMVHAIYDNKAVLKDEDEDDSLHYANVNFVKRQVESEGKLGEGEIRGLDSRTTEYAEIRLQSRGNNGEGATKEEETLADTHLRPGEDTVGLIGQAGGKVMA, encoded by the exons ATGTTTTacccctaccccgagcacagtg ATTCTTTGCCCAGTCCTTCAATAACTCCCTCCAGTCTGGAGGTGGAAGAAGGGACTCCAGTGAGGTTAAAGTGCTCCGCTGGAGCTCCCTGTCCCATTCTTCCCCCGGCTCTGACTTGGACCCCAACTATAGGTGACGTTGAGGAGAACCTGGAAACTAAATTCATGACctctgctatcaacttcaccgCTTCTGACCTCCACAACGGACAGAGACTCGTGTGTGCTGCTCTCTACAACCAACAAAGTGCCGGCAGTCCCTTTGAGACTGATACAACTTTGACCCTCCGAGTTCTTT ATTCTCctaaaaacacatcagtcagCTACCCTAGTCCTGTAAGAGAGGGAACCTCGGTGACCCTGAACTGCAGCGCCAACGCAAATCCAGCTGTGAACAACTACACCTGGTACAAAGTGGATGGAGGTCAGGAGACAGAAGTGGGTTCAAATAACCAGGTTTTAACTACGGTCTCAGAAGCGGACGAACAATTTTACTGCAAAGTCGCTAACAGATATGGAACCCAGAACTCCTCTATTACTGATATGGACGTACAAT ttccTCCCAAGGAAGTCACAGTAGTTGTCCAGCCTGAAGGTCCAATACTGAAGGGCAGCTCTGTTACTCTGCTCTGCAAGACCAGTGCCAACCCACCTGTGTCCAACTACACCTGGTACAAAGATGACAAAGAGGACGAGTCTGGAGAGAGCTGGGTTATAAACCATGTCGACCCGAGCTACAGTGGTGCCTACCACTGTGCAGCAAGAAATGAGCTGGGGGAGGAAACATCAGCATCGATTCAGCTGGACGTTCAGT TTGCTCCAGAGATCCTGACTTCTTCCAGCTGCGTCACGATTTCATCCCAGATCCGATGCACCTGTAACAGCCAGGGGAACCCGCTCCCCTCCCTGGTTTGGGAATTGGCCGGGAAGAAGGTCCAGCACTCTGCCGCCATCCCAATCATGGAAGTTCCCCTTGGGAGTATGGAAATGAGGAGCATCATCACCCTGAACCATCGGGATGATTGCATGTCCTCAGTAGTCTGCCTCAGCCTCAACTCACTGGGCTCTGATAGTTTTGAGTTCAACGTGACCTACAGTGAAACTGAGCCTCCAG GCGTTGACGCTCCGTCTCTTCTGGGCGGCTTTGCACTGGGAGCAGTGGGGATGCTGCTGGTTTGTATCCCTCTGCTGCTCTTCTTCTACAG GAAAAGTAAAGGCAAAGGATTAGTGGACGCTTCTGACGTTGTAGTCACTAACGGG ACCAATTCTTCAATGGTGCATGCAATTTATGACAACAAAGCCGTGCTGAAAGACGAAGATGAGGATGACTCTCTCCACTACGCCAACGTGAACTTCGTTAAACGCCAGGTCGAGTCAGAGGGGAAGCTTGGGGAAGGAGAGATCAGAGGTCTGGACTCCAGGACGACTGAGTACGCCGAGATTCGTCTGCAGTCGAGAGGAAACAACGGAGAAGGAGCCACGAAGGAAGAAGAGACACTCGCTGACACTCATTTGAGACCAGGGGAAGACACGGTTGGTCTCATAGGACAAGCTGGTGGGAAGGTTATGGCTTAA